One stretch of Streptomyces hygroscopicus DNA includes these proteins:
- a CDS encoding peptidoglycan-binding domain 1 protein → MTAATESGTVPQSEESGDDSPDAAPRHRPRGRRRRGHWIIAAVLVAAAGGGVYYATADVGTAPAAGSDKPTQHTDKITRQTLINSKQVDGTLGFKGSTSIMGRLAGTVTGQPGIGSTVSRGEQLYGVDGKPVLLLYGKSPAYRDMKSGDKGEDVRQLEENLQALGYRGFTPDSEFTDLTAQAVKRWQKALGLLQTGKVEDGRVVFASGPLRIGAHKAPVGTDVRPGGPVLTGTSSKRQVHVDLDISDRSLAKKDGKTTVTLPDGKTVKGTITSVGTTVKKTPGTDGGADKSTIGVDIELDDDVADITEAPVTVGLQSEKKENVLTVPITALLALREGGYGVEVIGADGKGTVSAVKLGMFANGRVEVSGGGLTAGTRVGVAA, encoded by the coding sequence GTGACCGCCGCCACGGAGAGCGGCACCGTGCCGCAGAGCGAGGAGAGCGGGGACGACTCCCCCGACGCCGCCCCGCGCCACCGGCCACGCGGTCGCCGGCGCCGCGGCCACTGGATCATCGCCGCGGTCCTGGTCGCGGCGGCCGGCGGCGGCGTGTACTACGCGACCGCCGACGTCGGCACCGCCCCGGCGGCGGGCTCGGACAAGCCGACGCAGCACACGGACAAGATCACCCGCCAGACGCTCATCAACAGCAAGCAGGTCGACGGAACGCTCGGCTTCAAGGGCAGCACCTCGATCATGGGCCGGCTGGCCGGAACCGTCACCGGCCAGCCGGGCATCGGCAGCACCGTCTCGCGCGGTGAGCAGCTCTACGGCGTGGACGGAAAACCCGTGCTCCTGCTGTACGGGAAGTCGCCCGCGTACCGGGACATGAAGAGTGGCGACAAGGGCGAGGACGTACGTCAGCTCGAGGAGAACCTCCAGGCCCTCGGCTACCGCGGCTTCACCCCCGACAGCGAATTCACCGACCTCACCGCGCAGGCGGTCAAACGCTGGCAGAAGGCGCTCGGCCTTCTCCAGACCGGGAAGGTGGAGGACGGCCGGGTCGTGTTCGCCTCCGGGCCCTTGAGGATCGGCGCGCACAAGGCCCCGGTCGGCACGGACGTCCGGCCGGGCGGACCCGTGCTGACCGGCACCTCGTCCAAGCGCCAGGTCCATGTCGACCTGGACATCAGTGACCGGTCGCTGGCGAAGAAGGACGGCAAGACCACCGTCACCCTCCCCGACGGCAAAACGGTCAAGGGCACGATCACCAGTGTCGGTACGACGGTGAAGAAGACGCCGGGCACGGACGGCGGCGCGGACAAATCCACCATCGGGGTCGACATCGAGCTGGACGACGACGTCGCGGACATCACCGAGGCGCCGGTCACCGTCGGGCTCCAGAGCGAGAAGAAGGAGAACGTCCTGACCGTGCCGATCACCGCACTGCTCGCGCTCCGTGAGGGCGGCTACGGCGTCGAGGTCATCGGCGCCGACGGTAAGGGCACGGTCAGCGCCGTGAAGCTCGGCATGTTCGCGAACGGCAGGGTCGAGGTCAGCGGCGGCGGCCTTACGGCCGGCACCAGGGTCGGGGTCGCCGCATGA
- a CDS encoding transcriptional regulator yields the protein MRVLIAEDHRILARTIATGLRREAIAVDLAGSGDVAERMCLLNAYDIVVLDRDLPVMSGDEVCLRLRALEDPPRILMLTAAGSVEDRVSGLDLGADDYLAKPFDFAELIARIRALSRRVPTPPLMILRHGGIELDRGRREVRIDGRPVELSPKEFAVLQLLMEARGEAVTHRALLDRVWDENMDSRTSAVRATVSRLRGKLGRSDAISMDDGKGYRLC from the coding sequence ATGAGGGTCCTGATCGCCGAAGACCACCGCATCCTGGCCCGTACGATCGCCACCGGCCTGCGCCGTGAGGCCATCGCGGTCGACCTGGCCGGCTCGGGGGACGTGGCCGAGCGGATGTGCCTGCTCAACGCCTACGACATCGTCGTCCTGGACCGGGATCTGCCCGTCATGAGCGGCGACGAGGTGTGCCTGCGCCTGCGCGCGCTCGAGGACCCGCCCCGCATCCTCATGCTCACCGCCGCCGGTTCGGTGGAGGACCGGGTGTCCGGGCTCGATCTCGGCGCCGACGACTACCTGGCCAAGCCCTTCGACTTCGCCGAACTCATCGCACGGATCAGAGCGTTGAGCCGACGCGTTCCCACACCCCCGCTGATGATCCTGCGGCACGGCGGCATCGAGCTGGACCGGGGCCGTCGCGAAGTCCGTATCGACGGGAGGCCGGTGGAGCTGAGCCCGAAGGAATTCGCCGTTCTTCAGCTCCTGATGGAGGCGCGCGGCGAAGCCGTGACCCACCGTGCCCTTCTGGACCGTGTGTGGGACGAGAACATGGACTCGCGCACCAGCGCCGTACGCGCCACCGTCAGCCGGCTGCGTGGCAAACTCGGCCGCTCCGACGCGATCTCCATGGACGACGGCAAAGGTTACCGGCTGTGCTGA
- a CDS encoding histidine kinase: MLNPLSLAGSRALRAALRDRLTFRAKLAAAFTALFFCAGAALLIFVTVLARQGTMEQFASITTDPTGGPTGPQPTSSATAGPTSPDPTGSTGLRQQAEDARLARMEVTNRLQETAVRQMVVWSAVGLAVMAVLSGAMGWWLAGRALRPVREVILAARRMSEENLHERLQLSGPQDELRELGDTYDTMLDRLERSFTSQRRFVANASHELRTPLAAQRTSIEVGLADPLPAHLIPVREDLLTTNREAEHLIAALLLLARSDRGLDETKETDLAELTRQAADELSSLAAEHTVVTAVHTTPLSVNGDPVLLKHLASNLVRNAIQYNYPQGTVTVRIDDARRLTVTNTGPHIDPTRVDSLFEPFRRLDRDRTAVHGHGLGLSIVRSIATAHGGTVTAAPGPAGGLRIEVRLPTTR, from the coding sequence GTGCTGAATCCCCTGTCCCTCGCCGGCTCGCGAGCCCTGCGGGCCGCGCTGCGCGACCGTCTGACCTTCCGCGCCAAACTCGCCGCCGCTTTCACCGCGCTGTTCTTCTGCGCCGGAGCCGCACTGCTGATCTTCGTCACGGTGCTGGCCCGGCAGGGAACCATGGAGCAGTTCGCGAGCATCACGACGGACCCCACCGGCGGGCCAACCGGTCCCCAACCCACCTCGTCGGCCACCGCGGGCCCGACGAGTCCCGACCCCACCGGCTCAACAGGGCTTCGACAACAGGCCGAGGACGCCCGGCTGGCCAGGATGGAAGTCACCAACAGGCTCCAGGAGACCGCCGTACGGCAGATGGTGGTGTGGTCGGCGGTCGGCCTGGCCGTCATGGCCGTACTGTCCGGCGCCATGGGCTGGTGGCTGGCCGGCCGGGCCCTGCGCCCGGTACGCGAAGTGATCCTCGCGGCCCGCCGGATGAGCGAGGAGAACCTCCACGAACGCCTGCAACTCAGCGGACCACAAGACGAGTTGCGGGAACTGGGCGACACCTACGACACCATGCTGGACCGCCTGGAGAGGTCCTTCACCAGCCAGCGCCGGTTCGTCGCCAACGCCTCCCACGAACTGCGCACCCCCCTGGCCGCCCAGCGCACCAGCATCGAAGTCGGCCTCGCCGACCCGCTGCCCGCCCACCTGATCCCGGTCCGCGAGGACCTGCTCACCACCAACCGTGAGGCCGAACACCTCATCGCCGCACTCCTGCTGCTCGCCCGCAGCGACCGCGGACTCGACGAGACCAAGGAAACCGACCTCGCCGAACTCACCCGGCAGGCCGCCGACGAACTCAGCTCCCTCGCCGCCGAGCACACCGTCGTCACGGCGGTGCACACCACGCCCCTGTCCGTGAACGGAGACCCGGTGCTCCTCAAGCATCTGGCTTCCAACCTGGTACGCAACGCCATCCAGTACAACTACCCGCAGGGCACGGTCACCGTGCGCATCGACGACGCCCGCCGACTGACCGTGACCAACACCGGCCCCCATATCGACCCCACCCGCGTGGACAGCCTGTTCGAACCCTTCCGCCGCCTCGACCGCGATCGCACCGCCGTTCACGGCCACGGCCTGGGCCTGTCCATCGTCCGCTCCATCGCCACCGCCCACGGCGGCACGGTCACCGCCGCCCCGGGCCCGGCGGGCGGCCTCCGCATCGAGGTACGGCTGCCGACGACGCGGTGA
- a CDS encoding RNA-binding protein, which produces MSKRLHVGNLSYQTTTRDLATLFGQFGEVLDVTVITDRESGRSRGFGFVEMDETAAEKAMAQLDGTEMDGRAVTVTEARAVSRGTR; this is translated from the coding sequence ATGTCCAAACGACTGCATGTGGGCAACTTGAGCTACCAGACGACGACAAGGGACCTGGCGACCCTGTTCGGGCAGTTCGGCGAGGTGCTGGACGTCACCGTGATCACCGACCGGGAGAGCGGCCGCTCACGGGGGTTCGGGTTCGTGGAGATGGACGAGACGGCCGCGGAGAAGGCGATGGCCCAGCTCGACGGCACGGAGATGGACGGCAGGGCGGTCACCGTCACCGAGGCGAGGGCGGTCTCACGCGGCACGCGCTGA
- a CDS encoding 1,2-oxophytodienoate reductase has product MSINGSAERAAQVLSRPFTVGGMTVPNRIAMAPMTRMFSPGGVPNAEVVAYYARRAAAGVGLIITEGTYIEHPSAGLSDSVPRFYGEDALAGWAEVVQQVHLAGGRIAPQIWHVGVSREEGAPPHPEAPVLSPSGIGLNGEPVGRAMTQDDVDAVIAAFAEAAANAERIGFDGVELHGAHGYLIDQFLWGATNRRSDDYGGDPASRVRFAAELVAACRKAVSAEFPIIFRTSQWKQDHYDVRMAETPQELEALLTPLVEAGVDVFHSSTRRYWTPEFEGSDLNLAGWTKKLTGKSTITVGSVGLNQDFLPTFVPGTGSEQTQVADIENLLDRLERDEFDLVAVGRALLADPEWAAKVLSGRTAELVPFSKDQLGTLH; this is encoded by the coding sequence GTGTCCATAAACGGGAGTGCTGAGCGCGCGGCACAGGTTCTGTCCCGGCCGTTCACCGTGGGCGGGATGACCGTGCCCAACCGGATCGCCATGGCGCCGATGACCCGCATGTTCTCGCCCGGCGGCGTGCCCAATGCCGAAGTGGTGGCGTACTACGCGCGCCGGGCCGCCGCCGGCGTGGGGCTGATCATTACGGAGGGGACCTACATCGAGCACCCCTCGGCGGGGCTGAGCGACAGCGTGCCGCGCTTCTACGGGGAGGACGCACTCGCGGGGTGGGCCGAGGTCGTGCAGCAGGTGCATCTCGCGGGTGGGCGGATCGCGCCGCAGATCTGGCATGTGGGGGTGTCGCGGGAGGAGGGCGCGCCGCCGCACCCCGAGGCGCCCGTGCTGAGCCCGTCGGGGATCGGGCTGAACGGTGAGCCGGTCGGGCGGGCGATGACGCAGGACGACGTGGACGCGGTGATCGCGGCGTTCGCGGAGGCGGCGGCCAACGCGGAGCGGATCGGTTTCGACGGGGTCGAACTGCATGGCGCCCATGGCTATTTGATCGACCAGTTCCTGTGGGGCGCGACGAACCGGCGCAGTGATGACTACGGCGGCGACCCGGCCTCCCGGGTCCGGTTCGCGGCCGAGCTGGTGGCCGCTTGCCGTAAGGCCGTCTCCGCCGAGTTCCCGATCATCTTCCGTACCTCGCAGTGGAAGCAGGACCACTACGACGTGCGGATGGCCGAGACCCCGCAGGAGCTGGAGGCGCTGCTCACCCCGCTGGTGGAGGCGGGGGTGGATGTCTTCCACTCCTCGACCCGGCGCTACTGGACACCGGAGTTCGAGGGTTCGGATCTGAACCTCGCGGGGTGGACGAAGAAGCTCACCGGGAAGTCCACGATCACGGTCGGCTCGGTCGGGCTCAACCAGGACTTCCTGCCGACGTTCGTCCCCGGGACCGGCAGTGAGCAGACCCAGGTGGCGGACATCGAGAATCTGCTGGACCGGCTGGAGCGGGACGAGTTCGATCTCGTCGCCGTCGGCCGCGCCCTGCTCGCCGACCCCGAGTGGGCCGCGAAGGTGCTCAGCGGGCGTACGGCGGAACTGGTGCCCTTCTCCAAGGATCAGCTCGGCACGCTGCACTGA
- a CDS encoding protein-L-isoaspartate(D-aspartate) O-methyltransferase yields the protein MTDLERLHARAAEALDITEPWVRRAFQAVPRHEFVPGTVWVVDDGVYRPLRRADDPDRWARMVYDPAQAITTQVDDGAPAPAGGDVPTSSISAPTAVVTMLAELDLRPGHGVLEIGAGTGYNAALMAERTGVGRVTTLEIDPDVADGARAALHRAGYGEVTVLEADGEQGWRTGAPYDRLVATASVSSIPWAWVEQVRPGGLILTPFRTAFCSHGLARLTVSDGCAEGRFAGAVTFMTVRGQRARPRIDGLFSTEAWEESRESKADLDVTVLGGAHAEFAVGLRMADVVHWPQDGGHWWCSRDSWAYAADGAVRQWGPRNLADETAEALAWWEGAGRPELFDFGLTVTAEGHRVWLGDPSDAWPLPAA from the coding sequence GTGACCGACCTGGAACGGCTACACGCGCGGGCGGCCGAGGCGCTCGACATCACCGAGCCGTGGGTACGGCGGGCGTTCCAGGCCGTCCCGCGGCACGAGTTCGTCCCCGGCACCGTATGGGTGGTGGACGACGGTGTGTACCGGCCGCTCCGCCGGGCGGACGACCCGGACCGGTGGGCCCGCATGGTGTACGACCCCGCGCAGGCCATCACCACCCAGGTGGACGACGGGGCCCCTGCCCCTGCCGGCGGCGATGTGCCCACCAGCTCCATCTCCGCGCCGACCGCCGTCGTGACCATGCTCGCCGAGCTGGACCTGCGGCCGGGGCATGGGGTCCTGGAGATCGGGGCGGGCACCGGGTACAACGCGGCGCTGATGGCCGAGCGGACGGGTGTGGGGCGGGTGACCACGCTGGAGATCGACCCCGACGTGGCCGACGGCGCACGGGCCGCGCTGCACCGGGCCGGGTATGGCGAAGTGACGGTGCTGGAGGCGGACGGCGAGCAAGGCTGGCGTACGGGCGCGCCGTACGACCGGCTGGTGGCGACGGCCTCGGTGTCGTCCATCCCGTGGGCGTGGGTGGAGCAGGTGCGGCCCGGCGGCCTGATCCTGACCCCGTTCCGCACCGCGTTCTGCTCGCACGGACTCGCACGGCTGACCGTCTCGGACGGCTGTGCCGAGGGCCGGTTCGCGGGCGCGGTGACGTTCATGACGGTGCGGGGCCAGCGCGCGCGTCCGCGTATCGATGGGCTCTTCTCGACGGAAGCGTGGGAGGAGAGCCGCGAAAGCAAGGCCGACTTGGACGTCACGGTGCTTGGCGGCGCGCACGCCGAGTTCGCGGTCGGCTTGAGGATGGCGGACGTGGTGCACTGGCCGCAGGACGGCGGGCACTGGTGGTGCAGCCGGGACTCATGGGCGTACGCGGCGGATGGCGCGGTACGTCAGTGGGGTCCGCGAAACCTGGCCGACGAGACCGCCGAGGCCCTCGCCTGGTGGGAGGGCGCCGGGCGGCCGGAGCTGTTCGACTTCGGCCTGACAGTCACGGCCGAGGGTCACCGGGTGTGGCTGGGTGATCCGTCGGATGCGTGGCCGCTGCCCGCCGCGTAG
- a CDS encoding DNA-binding protein yields the protein MALRTLITERQRRLGAELKKLRLKAELSIADGGKRIGMGAPHLSHIEAGRTAIPADRLRDLVDAYGCKSEPYVDELVSMAESSGKGWWSAYRKSFPQSTLDLAELEARATRVLTYETLLIPGLLQTESYMRALFHSGLPDASPEEIEQLVHFRRSRQAILGPDQPATFQAVIHEAALRMEVGGPQVMREQLTQLIQVSMNPRVTIRVLPFKVGARFWHSTPFLILGVGVPGLETVVADHPSANLRLGDAESIARYESAFSDLSQSALPPVVADAAPELHEQRDSWGLLQHILYTL from the coding sequence GTGGCGCTGCGAACGCTCATCACCGAACGGCAACGCCGACTTGGCGCGGAGCTCAAGAAGTTACGGCTCAAGGCAGAGTTGTCGATCGCCGACGGCGGCAAGCGGATCGGCATGGGTGCGCCGCACCTGAGCCACATCGAGGCTGGGCGGACTGCGATCCCAGCGGATCGCCTGCGCGATCTCGTTGACGCCTACGGGTGCAAGAGTGAACCGTACGTTGACGAGCTTGTCAGCATGGCCGAGAGCAGTGGCAAGGGTTGGTGGTCGGCGTATCGGAAGTCCTTCCCTCAGTCCACGCTCGACCTCGCCGAGTTGGAAGCCCGGGCCACGAGGGTCCTGACATACGAAACCCTCCTGATCCCCGGCCTGTTGCAGACCGAGTCGTACATGCGAGCCCTATTCCACAGCGGGCTTCCTGACGCCTCCCCCGAGGAGATCGAGCAACTCGTCCACTTCCGAAGAAGCCGCCAGGCGATCCTGGGACCTGACCAGCCCGCCACGTTCCAAGCGGTCATTCACGAGGCTGCGCTCCGCATGGAGGTGGGCGGTCCGCAAGTCATGAGGGAACAGTTGACACAGCTCATCCAGGTGTCGATGAACCCGCGCGTGACCATCCGGGTCTTGCCGTTCAAAGTTGGCGCGCGCTTTTGGCACAGCACACCGTTCCTCATCCTGGGAGTCGGAGTTCCGGGCCTGGAGACCGTGGTCGCGGATCACCCGTCCGCGAACCTGCGGCTCGGCGACGCCGAGTCCATCGCGCGCTACGAATCCGCATTCAGCGATCTCAGCCAGAGCGCACTGCCACCGGTAGTCGCGGATGCGGCTCCCGAACTCCATGAACAGCGTGACTCGTGGGGCCTCCTCCAACACATCCTCTACACCCTCTAG
- a CDS encoding ATP-binding region ATPase domain protein, whose amino-acid sequence MGAHAHPELPHRYTLSAPALPISPRLCRDFVRGIFAASGLPQLAEAAALCTSELVTNVHRHGKGDVRMAATIRHDRIRVAVHDDSPELPSPRRAAFDETNGRGLFLVTALSDVCGMTYDEAAEGTGKSVWFEFNVPPANTKSTA is encoded by the coding sequence ATGGGAGCACACGCACACCCGGAACTTCCGCACCGCTACACCCTCTCCGCCCCCGCCCTCCCCATCTCTCCGCGCCTGTGCCGCGACTTCGTGCGCGGGATTTTCGCGGCCTCAGGGCTTCCCCAACTCGCCGAGGCGGCAGCCCTGTGCACCTCGGAGTTAGTCACCAACGTCCACCGCCACGGCAAGGGCGACGTACGGATGGCCGCCACTATCCGGCACGACCGCATCCGGGTGGCCGTCCATGACGACAGCCCCGAACTGCCCTCGCCCCGCCGCGCGGCTTTCGATGAGACCAACGGGCGTGGCCTCTTCCTTGTCACGGCACTCTCCGACGTCTGCGGCATGACCTATGACGAAGCAGCCGAAGGCACCGGCAAATCGGTGTGGTTCGAGTTCAACGTCCCGCCCGCGAACACGAAAAGCACCGCATGA
- a CDS encoding ATP/GTP-binding protein yields the protein MAHALFTEAVHDRARIGLWVNASERLSLRAGMLAVAADRGAGPGELAAAHSGQRAAADLVWHHLDRSPEPWLLVIDNADDPAILEEGGWLRTSPRGTVLLTTRYATSRAWRGAVLHPVDVLPTEDAAQVLCDLAPHAGTPAAAEQVAVRLGCLPLALTLAGSYLHHQLLESWSMDEYRARLEDDPIGLIDQGAALDSGRSESRHLVSRTWQLSLDALADQGLPEATTLLRLLSCWSADPLPLAVLAPASLGGTGLLDSARVEPALRGLIDHSLATIVSAPPRADGERPVRCVQVHGVLLDSVASGVPAEQRAALTEAAATLLEAALPAEAGSGARGESVALLVPHAAGLLRQIGGATAERVLELAIRLAERVYDAGDYTAALTTAEATASTTRRVLAPEHPLALTAQHHVARALFRLGRYEESENLHRRVLQVRERVLGTDHPDTLDSCFALRQPLHLMRRYAEALRFLRRALDGQRSRLGEQHPKTLKSRAILLALLCECRENDEFTRIAPGTVDACEQVLGRYHSTTMDARLNHAYGALYIGDVREAEALAGQTLVDREHAQGPEHPQTLSTAHLLGRISAAQGKYGAAVDLMQRVISARSRLLGPEHPITLMSRSELAGHLFDAGHTTEAESLAREILPLCETIRGSEHPDTVRVSRILQR from the coding sequence GTGGCGCACGCCCTGTTCACCGAGGCCGTCCACGACCGGGCCAGGATCGGATTGTGGGTCAACGCCTCGGAGCGGCTGTCCCTGCGCGCGGGCATGCTGGCTGTCGCCGCCGACCGGGGCGCGGGGCCCGGCGAACTGGCCGCCGCGCACAGCGGGCAGCGCGCCGCCGCGGACCTCGTATGGCACCACCTGGACCGCTCCCCGGAGCCCTGGCTCCTGGTGATCGATAACGCCGACGATCCGGCGATCCTGGAAGAAGGCGGCTGGTTGCGCACCAGCCCTCGCGGCACGGTGCTGCTCACCACGCGATACGCGACCTCGCGCGCCTGGCGAGGCGCGGTCCTCCATCCCGTCGATGTGCTGCCCACCGAGGACGCGGCCCAGGTCCTGTGCGACCTCGCGCCGCACGCGGGCACTCCGGCGGCGGCCGAACAGGTCGCCGTCCGCCTCGGCTGCCTGCCGCTCGCGCTGACCCTCGCGGGTTCCTATCTGCACCACCAGCTCCTGGAGTCCTGGTCCATGGACGAATACCGAGCCCGCCTCGAAGACGACCCGATCGGCCTCATCGACCAGGGAGCGGCCCTCGACTCCGGCCGTTCCGAGTCCCGGCACCTGGTCAGCCGCACCTGGCAGTTGTCACTTGACGCCCTCGCCGACCAGGGCCTCCCTGAAGCGACGACACTGCTGCGGCTGCTGTCCTGCTGGAGCGCGGACCCACTGCCGCTCGCGGTTCTGGCTCCGGCATCGCTGGGCGGAACGGGCTTGCTGGACAGCGCGCGCGTCGAACCGGCGCTGCGCGGGTTGATCGACCACTCATTGGCCACAATTGTCTCCGCGCCTCCGCGTGCGGACGGTGAACGACCGGTGCGCTGCGTCCAGGTGCACGGGGTGCTCCTCGACAGCGTCGCCTCGGGCGTCCCGGCTGAGCAGCGCGCGGCTCTCACCGAAGCGGCGGCAACGCTGCTAGAGGCTGCGCTTCCGGCGGAGGCTGGTTCCGGGGCCAGAGGCGAGTCCGTTGCGCTGCTCGTTCCGCACGCGGCGGGGCTGCTGCGGCAGATCGGCGGTGCTACGGCGGAGCGCGTGCTGGAGTTGGCCATACGCCTCGCCGAGCGCGTTTACGACGCCGGTGACTACACCGCTGCTCTGACCACAGCGGAGGCCACGGCGAGCACAACGCGCCGTGTGCTTGCCCCGGAACACCCCTTGGCGCTGACCGCCCAGCACCACGTCGCGCGAGCATTGTTCCGGCTGGGCCGCTATGAGGAGTCCGAGAACCTGCATCGGCGCGTTCTTCAGGTGCGTGAACGTGTCCTGGGGACCGACCATCCAGACACCCTGGACAGTTGCTTCGCACTACGGCAGCCACTGCACCTCATGCGACGCTACGCAGAAGCGCTGCGATTCCTACGGAGAGCGTTGGACGGCCAGCGAAGCCGCTTGGGAGAACAGCATCCGAAAACGCTCAAGAGCCGGGCAATTCTGCTTGCGCTGCTCTGCGAATGCCGAGAGAACGATGAGTTCACTCGGATCGCTCCGGGAACGGTTGATGCTTGCGAGCAAGTTCTCGGCCGGTACCACTCCACAACGATGGACGCTCGCCTCAACCACGCTTACGGTGCCCTCTACATCGGTGATGTGCGCGAAGCCGAAGCCTTGGCAGGCCAGACCCTTGTAGACCGCGAGCATGCTCAAGGTCCCGAACATCCGCAAACGCTGTCCACCGCTCACCTACTGGGTCGCATTTCAGCAGCCCAGGGCAAGTACGGCGCAGCCGTAGACCTCATGCAGCGGGTCATCAGCGCGCGCTCACGGCTACTCGGGCCCGAGCACCCCATCACGCTCATGAGCCGCAGCGAACTGGCTGGCCACCTGTTCGATGCCGGGCATACAACGGAGGCTGAAAGCCTTGCACGGGAGATCCTGCCCCTGTGCGAAACCATTCGTGGCTCTGAGCACCCCGATACGGTTCGAGTCAGCCGCATCCTCCAGCGATGA